From Enterococcus mediterraneensis, the proteins below share one genomic window:
- the mraY gene encoding phospho-N-acetylmuramoyl-pentapeptide-transferase: MEWTEMLLPVVSSFAMTFAMMPLFIGYFRMKQFGQEIRDEGPKWHNVKAGTPTMGGVVFLIASILTGIWVGAWQKSLTPALFILLFILFLYGLLGFLDDFIKLFKKRNMGLTSLQKLIGQIVGAVVFYGVYLMDGNANTLNLFGYDLNLSIIYGVFVVFWLVGFSNAVNLTDGIDGLVSVLGIISFATYGIIAWKQNQIDVLIICLSVIGGLIGFFPYNKKPAKIFMGDVGSLALGGLLAAISILLHQEWTLLLIGLVYVCETASVMLQVTSFKLTGKRIFKMSPIHHHFEMSGWSEWRIDITFWIVALICSIVTLVIVL; this comes from the coding sequence ATGGAATGGACAGAAATGCTATTGCCGGTCGTAAGCAGCTTTGCGATGACTTTTGCGATGATGCCGCTGTTTATCGGTTATTTTAGAATGAAACAATTTGGACAAGAAATTAGAGATGAAGGTCCTAAGTGGCACAATGTCAAAGCAGGAACACCAACGATGGGCGGTGTCGTTTTCCTGATCGCCAGTATTTTAACTGGGATCTGGGTCGGAGCTTGGCAAAAAAGTTTGACACCAGCATTGTTCATTCTGCTGTTCATCCTTTTTCTATATGGTCTGCTAGGCTTTTTGGATGATTTTATCAAACTTTTCAAAAAGCGGAATATGGGTTTGACTTCATTGCAAAAATTGATCGGTCAAATCGTTGGAGCAGTAGTTTTCTACGGTGTTTATCTGATGGACGGCAACGCTAATACATTGAATCTTTTTGGCTATGATCTGAATCTGTCGATCATTTACGGCGTTTTTGTCGTCTTCTGGTTGGTGGGCTTCTCCAATGCTGTCAACTTAACAGACGGGATCGACGGTCTTGTGTCGGTTCTGGGGATCATCTCCTTTGCGACTTACGGAATCATCGCATGGAAACAAAATCAAATCGATGTGTTGATCATTTGTTTGAGTGTCATCGGCGGATTGATCGGCTTCTTCCCTTACAATAAAAAACCTGCTAAAATCTTTATGGGTGATGTAGGTTCATTGGCATTAGGCGGATTGCTGGCAGCAATTTCGATTCTTCTGCATCAAGAATGGACACTATTGCTGATAGGATTAGTCTATGTATGTGAAACCGCAAGCGTGATGCTGCAAGTGACATCCTTCAAGCTGACAGGCAAACGTATCTTTAAAATGTCACCGATCCACCATCATTTTGAAATGAGCGGCTGGTCTGAATGGCGAATCGATATCACTTTTTGGATCGTTGCGTTGATTTGCTCAATCGTTACTTTAGTGATCGTTCTGTAG
- a CDS encoding DUF3397 domain-containing protein — protein MASFSPVLIFWYLFPIIVLFAATFLVTTFSLQKRLKIKAPDISIPFLFYGLHQLSINTFNMSILPYFLIPIFFLGILVAVFQAYYYGEILYSRYLKMFWRLVFLISILLYVILIVMNILHYL, from the coding sequence ATGGCAAGTTTTTCACCAGTTTTGATTTTTTGGTACTTATTTCCAATCATCGTTTTATTTGCAGCAACTTTTTTAGTTACTACATTTTCTTTACAAAAGCGCTTAAAAATCAAAGCGCCTGATATCAGTATTCCTTTTTTATTTTATGGTTTGCATCAATTGTCGATCAATACATTCAATATGTCGATCCTGCCGTATTTTTTGATCCCTATTTTCTTTTTAGGAATCTTAGTGGCGGTATTTCAAGCCTATTATTATGGAGAGATCTTATACTCCCGTTACCTGAAAATGTTCTGGCGACTGGTGTTTTTGATTTCGATTTTATTGTATGTCATTTTGATAGTGATGAATATTCTTCATTATCTATAA
- a CDS encoding penicillin-binding transpeptidase domain-containing protein, with protein MSFKRIKSYIKSKNLNPMNNRKKVGIILFATSIGLFFLFAARMSYLVVVGRVAGTSLKEKTEALYQGSSVVKARRGTIYDRNGVAIAEDATSYSVKAILSKTYMTGTKKLYAQEKDFDKLAEILHKELGMDKDYAIDMLEKGAKAEQYQVEFGERGKNITLEKKEKIEKDLKDQDLAGLYFDEHPARIYPNGVFSSHFIGIAEPVVDKNGVDKGLEGKFGLEAAYDDLLSGTDGKIVYQKDNFQNPLPGTVAEEKKAKDGQDIYTTLDSRLQSYLETLMDQSNKEYKPENMTAMLMKADTGEIIAMSQRPTFNPETKTELSKKGFEWRNLLVQDRYEPGSTMKTMLTAAAINEGVFNENETFVSGKIKVADTTINDHDFGAKGVLTMRQALSWSSNVGMVKLEEKLGWSRWSRYLHQFGFGKSTYSGLPDENTGILPGDNVVDQAMSSFGQAIGVTNFQMMQAFTAIANDGEMLKPQYISKIADPDTGKERVNEPEVVGHPISAEASEKVREYMRDVVESENYGSAYNQYKVPGYNIAAKTGTAQVVGENGGYLEGATAYLYSIVEMIPAEKPEYILYMTMKTPETWEQKALGNIGNPLLKRAMDLKEADENQPTKHDSETITVADYRNLDVDTAAGDASKSGLNPVIIGDGDKVKEQSTPSGSELMSSERLLLKTTGDEFDMPDTTGWSKSDLMKLGDLLGITVDFEGEGYCVAQSIEPFEKIKETDKVTFTLQNN; from the coding sequence ATGAGTTTTAAACGAATCAAGAGCTATATCAAAAGTAAAAATTTAAATCCGATGAACAATCGCAAAAAAGTAGGTATTATTTTGTTTGCTACGAGTATTGGGTTGTTCTTTTTGTTTGCCGCCCGAATGTCTTACTTGGTGGTGGTAGGTAGAGTTGCCGGTACTTCATTAAAAGAAAAAACAGAAGCGCTATACCAAGGTTCCAGTGTAGTAAAAGCCCGCCGCGGAACGATTTATGACCGCAATGGCGTAGCAATTGCCGAAGACGCCACTTCTTATTCTGTCAAAGCGATTTTATCTAAGACCTATATGACAGGTACGAAAAAGCTTTATGCGCAAGAAAAGGATTTCGATAAATTAGCAGAGATCCTTCACAAAGAATTGGGCATGGATAAAGATTACGCGATCGATATGCTGGAAAAAGGCGCGAAAGCAGAGCAATACCAAGTGGAATTTGGTGAAAGAGGAAAAAACATCACACTTGAGAAAAAAGAAAAAATCGAAAAGGATCTGAAAGATCAAGACCTTGCCGGTTTATACTTTGATGAGCACCCTGCTCGTATCTATCCTAATGGCGTTTTTTCTTCTCATTTTATCGGTATCGCTGAACCAGTGGTAGATAAGAATGGCGTTGACAAAGGCTTGGAAGGAAAATTTGGTTTGGAAGCTGCCTATGATGATCTATTGAGCGGGACAGACGGCAAGATCGTATATCAGAAAGACAATTTCCAAAATCCATTGCCAGGAACAGTGGCGGAAGAAAAGAAGGCAAAAGACGGACAAGATATCTATACGACTCTTGACAGTCGTTTGCAGTCTTATCTTGAAACTTTGATGGATCAGTCCAACAAAGAATACAAACCAGAAAATATGACAGCTATGCTGATGAAGGCCGATACTGGAGAAATCATTGCGATGTCGCAACGACCAACCTTCAATCCTGAAACCAAAACAGAACTTTCTAAAAAAGGGTTTGAATGGCGCAATCTGCTGGTACAAGATCGTTATGAACCAGGTTCGACAATGAAGACGATGCTGACAGCCGCTGCTATCAACGAAGGGGTCTTCAATGAAAATGAGACCTTCGTATCAGGAAAGATCAAGGTCGCAGACACTACTATCAACGACCATGACTTTGGTGCAAAAGGTGTATTGACGATGCGCCAAGCATTGTCTTGGTCAAGTAATGTCGGAATGGTAAAACTGGAAGAGAAACTTGGTTGGAGTCGCTGGTCTCGTTATTTGCATCAATTTGGTTTCGGAAAAAGTACTTACTCCGGATTGCCTGACGAAAATACCGGGATCTTACCTGGCGATAACGTCGTCGACCAAGCAATGAGTTCATTTGGTCAAGCGATCGGTGTGACAAATTTCCAAATGATGCAGGCGTTCACGGCGATCGCCAATGATGGTGAGATGCTGAAACCACAATACATCAGTAAAATTGCTGATCCAGATACAGGCAAAGAGCGAGTCAATGAACCGGAAGTCGTCGGTCATCCGATTTCGGCAGAGGCTTCGGAAAAAGTCCGCGAGTATATGCGGGATGTCGTTGAAAGTGAAAATTACGGAAGTGCCTATAACCAATACAAAGTTCCTGGTTATAATATCGCCGCTAAGACAGGGACAGCGCAAGTCGTCGGCGAAAACGGCGGTTATCTGGAAGGTGCGACAGCGTATCTGTATTCGATCGTTGAGATGATCCCAGCGGAAAAACCAGAGTATATCTTGTATATGACGATGAAAACACCAGAAACTTGGGAACAAAAAGCCCTAGGGAATATCGGTAATCCTTTATTAAAACGTGCGATGGATCTTAAAGAAGCAGATGAAAATCAGCCTACAAAACATGATTCAGAAACGATTACAGTGGCCGATTATCGTAATCTCGATGTGGATACTGCCGCAGGCGACGCATCAAAAAGCGGATTGAATCCTGTGATCATCGGTGATGGGGATAAAGTAAAAGAACAATCGACGCCAAGTGGTTCAGAATTGATGTCTTCAGAACGACTGCTGTTGAAAACCACCGGCGATGAATTCGATATGCCGGATACCACCGGCTGGTCAAAATCGGATCTGATGAAATTAGGCGACCTGTTGGGGATCACGGTTGATTTTGAAGGAGAAGGCTATTGTGTGGCTCAAAGTATTGAACCATTTGAAAAAATAAAAGAGACAGATAAAGTAACATTTACGTTGCAGAATAATTGA
- the mraZ gene encoding division/cell wall cluster transcriptional repressor MraZ: MFMGEFQHTIDAKGRLIVPSKLREKLGEKFVVTRGLDGCLFGYPLPEWNNLEEKLNEMPLAKKDARTFTRYFYSAATECEIDKQGRINIPATLRKHANLSKNCVITGVANRIEIWDEERWNAFAVEAEENFDEIAENMIDFGL, encoded by the coding sequence ATGTTTATGGGAGAATTCCAACATACGATAGATGCAAAAGGTCGACTAATCGTTCCATCCAAACTACGCGAAAAACTTGGTGAAAAGTTTGTAGTGACTAGAGGATTGGACGGTTGTTTGTTTGGCTACCCGTTACCTGAATGGAATAACTTAGAAGAAAAATTAAACGAGATGCCTCTAGCAAAAAAAGATGCCCGGACGTTTACCAGATACTTTTATTCTGCTGCGACAGAATGCGAGATCGACAAACAAGGACGCATCAATATCCCGGCTACCTTACGAAAACACGCAAACTTATCTAAAAATTGTGTGATCACAGGTGTAGCGAATCGAATCGAGATTTGGGACGAAGAACGCTGGAACGCATTTGCTGTTGAAGCAGAAGAAAACTTTGATGAGATCGCAGAGAACATGATCGACTTTGGATTATAA
- the murG gene encoding undecaprenyldiphospho-muramoylpentapeptide beta-N-acetylglucosaminyltransferase, giving the protein MKVLVTGGGTGGHIYPALAFVKYVKSQDPSAEFLYVGGKRGLENKILPKTDIPFKTLEIQGFKRKLSFDNVKTVQLFIKSIHQAKKILKEFQPDVVIGTGGYVSGAVVYGAAKLKIPTIVHEQNSVPGITNKFLSRYVDRVALAFPDAAQFFPERKTVLVGNPRATEVRDVAKTSILSEYHLDPDKETVLIFGGSQGALKLNRAVVDALPRFAEKNYQVLYASGERYFEEIKKNLDFSLEELTNISVQPYIDKMAEVMANSSLLIGRAGATSIAEFTALGLPAILIPSPYVTNDHQTKNAQSLADHGAVKMIRDEELTGDLLVATIDEIMEDQQLRSSMAAASKEQGIPDAAERLYGLVKEVI; this is encoded by the coding sequence GTGAAAGTTTTAGTAACTGGAGGCGGTACCGGCGGGCACATCTATCCGGCACTGGCTTTTGTCAAATATGTGAAATCACAGGACCCCTCCGCTGAATTTTTATACGTAGGCGGAAAAAGAGGGTTGGAAAATAAGATTCTGCCTAAAACCGATATTCCATTCAAAACATTAGAGATACAAGGATTCAAGCGCAAGCTTTCCTTTGACAATGTCAAAACGGTCCAACTTTTTATCAAAAGCATCCATCAAGCAAAAAAAATTCTGAAGGAATTCCAGCCAGATGTCGTGATTGGGACTGGCGGTTATGTTTCTGGTGCAGTTGTCTATGGGGCGGCCAAGTTGAAGATTCCTACGATCGTCCATGAACAAAACAGCGTGCCAGGTATCACAAATAAATTTTTGAGCCGGTACGTTGATCGGGTCGCGCTAGCTTTTCCTGACGCTGCCCAATTTTTCCCTGAAAGAAAAACAGTGCTCGTTGGTAATCCACGTGCCACAGAAGTCCGCGACGTTGCCAAAACGTCTATTCTGTCCGAATATCATTTAGATCCAGACAAAGAAACGGTCTTGATCTTTGGCGGCAGCCAAGGTGCATTAAAGTTGAATCGTGCGGTGGTCGACGCATTGCCCCGCTTTGCTGAAAAAAATTATCAAGTATTGTATGCTTCTGGTGAACGATATTTTGAAGAAATCAAAAAGAATCTTGATTTTTCTTTAGAAGAATTGACAAATATCAGTGTTCAACCCTATATTGATAAAATGGCGGAGGTCATGGCAAATTCCAGTCTGCTGATTGGGCGTGCCGGAGCAACCTCTATCGCTGAATTTACTGCACTGGGGCTTCCAGCAATCTTGATCCCAAGTCCTTACGTTACAAACGATCATCAAACGAAAAACGCGCAGAGTCTAGCAGATCACGGCGCTGTCAAAATGATCCGGGATGAAGAATTGACTGGAGATCTGCTGGTTGCCACGATTGATGAAATCATGGAAGATCAGCAACTACGAAGCAGCATGGCTGCGGCTTCCAAAGAACAAGGAATCCCTGATGCAGCTGAACGCTTATATGGTTTAGTAAAAGAAGTGATCTAA
- the rsmH gene encoding 16S rRNA (cytosine(1402)-N(4))-methyltransferase RsmH, whose translation MTAEFQHYTVMLKETVDGLNIQPEGIYVDCTLGGAGHSEYLLSQLQSKGHLYAFDQDQKAIDHAKKRLAPYVEKGQVTFIKSNFRFLREKLEEIGVTHVDGILYDLGVSSPQLDEAQRGFSYHQDAPLDMRMDQSAAFSAYNVINEYDYHELVKIFYRYGEEKFSKQIAREIERVRKEHPIATTGELVEIIKTAIPAPARRKGGHPAKRIFQAVRIAVNDELGAIEDSLEQAIALLNPKGRVSVITFHSLEDRIVKTMFKEYSSPKDLPPGLPVIPEEYQPELKLITRKPMVASEAELAENNRSRSAKLRIAEKVRRKES comes from the coding sequence ATGACCGCGGAATTTCAGCACTATACTGTCATGCTAAAAGAAACTGTAGACGGATTGAATATCCAACCTGAAGGAATCTACGTAGATTGTACTTTGGGCGGTGCTGGACACAGTGAGTATTTGCTGAGCCAGTTACAGTCCAAGGGCCATTTGTATGCATTCGACCAAGATCAAAAAGCAATCGATCATGCGAAAAAACGCTTAGCGCCTTATGTTGAAAAAGGGCAAGTTACTTTTATCAAAAGCAATTTTCGTTTTTTGCGGGAAAAACTTGAAGAGATCGGCGTTACGCATGTCGATGGGATTCTTTATGACCTAGGTGTCTCTTCACCACAATTAGATGAAGCACAAAGAGGGTTCAGTTACCATCAAGATGCGCCTTTGGATATGAGGATGGATCAAAGCGCTGCGTTTTCTGCATATAATGTCATCAATGAATATGATTATCATGAATTAGTTAAGATTTTTTACCGTTATGGTGAAGAAAAATTTTCAAAACAGATCGCTCGCGAAATCGAACGAGTTCGGAAAGAACATCCCATCGCAACGACCGGAGAATTAGTGGAGATCATTAAAACAGCTATCCCTGCTCCTGCAAGACGCAAGGGCGGACATCCGGCGAAACGGATCTTCCAAGCTGTCCGAATCGCTGTCAATGATGAACTGGGCGCGATCGAAGACTCATTAGAACAAGCCATCGCGTTATTGAATCCTAAAGGAAGAGTGAGTGTCATCACATTCCATTCCTTAGAAGATCGTATCGTAAAAACAATGTTCAAAGAGTACAGCAGCCCGAAAGATCTTCCACCGGGCTTGCCAGTCATCCCAGAAGAATATCAACCAGAATTAAAATTGATCACAAGAAAGCCGATGGTTGCTTCAGAAGCCGAGCTTGCTGAAAACAATCGTTCAAGAAGTGCAAAACTGCGGATCGCAGAGAAAGTGAGAAGGAAGGAGAGTTAA
- the murD gene encoding UDP-N-acetylmuramoyl-L-alanine--D-glutamate ligase — MKKIKDYENKKVLVLGLAKSGFSAAKLLHELGALVTVNDGKPFDENPEAQDLLALGVKVITGQHPIELLDEGFSLIVKNPGIPYSQPLVQKALEKQIPIITEVELAYQIAECPIIGITGTNGKTTTTTMIERALNNGLSKGRAHLSGNIGFPASSVAETAKRDDILVMELSSFQLMGLRTFHPKIAVITNIYEAHLDYHGTRAEYVRAKWHLQENMTAEDHLVLNWDQEELRKLSAQTKATVVPFSSKEEVDGAYLAGDTLYFRGEAIMKANQLGVPGKHNIENALAAIATAKIEGIASEAIAQALAQFTGVPHRTQFVDVIQQRRFYNDSKATNILATEMALGGFDHQKLILLAGGLDRGNSFDDLIPSLKGLKAILLFGETKNKLAEAAKKAGIPEIILTENVETAVPLAYDLSAEGDTILLSPANASWDQYPNFEVRGDRFVAAVETLKIQKEMSETE, encoded by the coding sequence ATGAAGAAAATCAAAGATTATGAAAATAAAAAAGTTCTTGTGCTGGGATTAGCAAAGAGTGGATTTAGTGCGGCCAAACTGTTACATGAGTTGGGCGCACTTGTTACCGTTAATGACGGAAAACCATTTGACGAAAATCCTGAGGCACAAGATCTTTTAGCATTAGGGGTCAAAGTGATCACCGGACAGCATCCTATCGAGCTGCTGGATGAAGGTTTTTCTTTGATCGTAAAAAATCCGGGAATTCCGTATTCTCAACCCCTTGTTCAAAAAGCGCTAGAAAAACAAATCCCGATCATAACCGAAGTAGAACTTGCGTATCAGATCGCGGAATGTCCGATCATCGGTATCACCGGTACTAACGGAAAAACAACTACCACGACAATGATCGAACGGGCACTGAATAACGGTTTGTCGAAAGGACGCGCCCACTTGTCAGGAAATATCGGTTTTCCTGCCAGTTCTGTTGCTGAAACAGCAAAGCGTGATGATATATTAGTTATGGAGCTTTCAAGCTTTCAATTAATGGGACTTAGAACGTTCCATCCTAAGATAGCAGTGATCACGAATATTTATGAAGCGCATTTGGATTATCATGGAACACGGGCAGAATATGTCCGAGCTAAATGGCATCTTCAAGAAAATATGACTGCTGAAGATCATTTGGTCTTGAATTGGGACCAAGAAGAACTTCGGAAGTTAAGTGCTCAGACGAAAGCAACAGTTGTTCCGTTTTCATCAAAAGAAGAAGTTGATGGAGCTTATCTTGCAGGAGATACACTGTATTTCCGCGGAGAAGCTATCATGAAAGCCAATCAGCTGGGAGTACCAGGCAAGCACAATATTGAAAATGCACTGGCTGCGATAGCTACAGCTAAGATCGAAGGGATCGCCTCAGAAGCTATTGCGCAAGCGTTGGCACAGTTTACCGGTGTACCTCACCGGACACAGTTCGTTGATGTGATCCAACAACGTCGTTTCTACAATGACTCTAAGGCAACCAATATTTTGGCGACAGAAATGGCGCTAGGCGGTTTCGACCATCAGAAATTGATTTTATTAGCTGGAGGTTTGGATCGGGGAAATTCATTTGATGATTTGATCCCATCGTTAAAAGGGCTTAAAGCTATACTGCTGTTTGGAGAAACGAAAAACAAACTAGCAGAAGCTGCCAAAAAAGCCGGGATCCCTGAGATCATCTTAACTGAAAACGTTGAGACAGCGGTTCCTCTTGCGTATGATCTAAGTGCAGAAGGAGATACGATCTTGTTATCGCCTGCAAATGCCAGCTGGGATCAATACCCAAACTTTGAAGTTCGCGGTGATCGATTTGTTGCTGCAGTAGAAACATTGAAAATCCAAAAAGAAATGAGCGAAACTGAGTGA
- the ftsA gene encoding cell division protein FtsA: MAKTGMYVGLDIGTTSVKVVVAEYVDSQMNIIGVGNAKSEGINRGIIVDIEKTVHAIQRAVRQAEEKAGIQIRSVSVGVPANLLEVENCQGMIAVNSDSKEITDEDVRNVASAALVRSTPPERQIIAILPQEFTVDGFEGIKDPRGMIGVRLEMFGMVYTGPKTILHNIRKCVEKAGLVVNELVITPLALTETILSDGEKDFGTIVIDIGGGQTTTSVMHDKQLKFTHVNQEGGEYVTKDISTVLNTSFNNAEALKINYGDAYPERTSASEEFPVDVIGKSEPVKIDERYLSEVIEARMEQIFNKSKEVLEEIDALSLPGGIILTGGAASLPGVVDLAQEVFGVNVKLYVPNHMGLRNPVFTNVISIVDYTANLSEVYQLAKIAVTGEKVQPVQQQPAAVQQEVNYENYDTTEETYEEEEDKPKESVTDKIKDFFSNIFD; this comes from the coding sequence ATGGCAAAGACGGGAATGTATGTAGGTCTTGATATCGGTACTACTTCAGTAAAAGTAGTGGTTGCTGAATATGTGGACAGCCAAATGAATATCATTGGCGTAGGGAATGCTAAATCAGAAGGAATCAATCGCGGAATCATCGTTGATATCGAAAAAACGGTGCATGCGATTCAACGCGCAGTAAGACAAGCAGAAGAAAAAGCCGGTATCCAAATCCGCAGTGTGAGTGTTGGCGTGCCAGCAAATCTGTTAGAAGTCGAAAATTGCCAAGGAATGATCGCTGTTAACAGCGATTCAAAAGAAATTACCGATGAGGATGTACGCAATGTGGCATCCGCAGCACTCGTTCGTTCTACCCCTCCAGAAAGACAAATCATCGCGATTTTACCACAAGAATTCACCGTTGACGGCTTTGAAGGTATCAAAGATCCGCGGGGAATGATCGGTGTTCGTTTAGAAATGTTCGGTATGGTATACACAGGACCTAAAACAATTCTTCACAATATCCGTAAATGCGTGGAAAAAGCTGGACTTGTCGTAAATGAATTGGTGATCACACCTCTTGCGTTGACCGAAACGATCTTATCCGATGGTGAAAAAGACTTTGGAACGATCGTGATCGACATTGGCGGCGGACAAACAACGACTTCTGTGATGCATGACAAACAATTGAAATTTACTCATGTCAATCAAGAAGGCGGCGAATACGTAACAAAAGATATCTCTACGGTATTGAATACATCATTCAATAATGCAGAGGCATTAAAGATCAATTATGGCGATGCTTATCCTGAGCGTACTTCTGCCAGCGAAGAATTTCCAGTCGATGTGATCGGCAAATCCGAACCGGTGAAAATTGACGAACGCTATTTGTCAGAAGTAATCGAAGCACGGATGGAACAGATCTTCAACAAATCAAAAGAAGTTTTGGAAGAAATCGACGCTTTGAGCTTGCCAGGAGGGATCATCTTGACAGGTGGTGCTGCCAGTTTGCCAGGCGTGGTCGATTTAGCACAAGAAGTTTTCGGAGTAAACGTAAAACTGTATGTGCCTAATCACATGGGACTTCGTAATCCAGTGTTTACGAACGTTATCAGTATCGTTGACTATACAGCGAATTTAAGTGAAGTGTATCAATTAGCTAAAATCGCTGTTACTGGTGAAAAAGTCCAACCAGTCCAACAACAACCGGCTGCAGTACAGCAAGAAGTGAACTATGAAAATTATGATACGACTGAAGAAACTTACGAAGAAGAAGAAGATAAACCAAAAGAAAGCGTAACGGATAAGATAAAAGACTTCTTTTCCAATATTTTCGATTAA
- a CDS encoding cell division protein FtsQ/DivIB: MIIISKKEKEDKANEAEEQTSEEQLTPWQKANLQYLKEKGDEPTWSPAVIDGQGEEHEESEEPAEAEPTETNEQTEETSEEVSGEPANGSFADRLPKLKMQRDSLLYRRLTFLIILFSIPLLFTIYYVSPLSKLAKVTVTGNRKLTTEAVLQAADFKLQDNLWSQFFHREKNQEKLEKAQPRIKRTRVAIENFNQFHLTVTEYREVAMLAKGNEYSPILENGQVMDETLKKDEQNLPILEDFKSEKKILAVLQNYQKLTPKIRSGISQIKYTPTKSNDELLKLYMNDGNQVIVNISNLTQQMRYYPQVAKDMKEKGVVDMEVGIFTYPYPKEDEETTTTSTEENTENNQ; encoded by the coding sequence GTGATTATCATCAGTAAAAAAGAGAAGGAAGACAAGGCAAATGAAGCCGAAGAGCAGACCAGCGAAGAACAGCTGACGCCTTGGCAAAAAGCCAATCTGCAATATCTGAAAGAAAAAGGCGATGAGCCTACGTGGTCACCGGCAGTTATTGACGGCCAAGGGGAAGAACATGAAGAAAGCGAAGAACCTGCTGAAGCAGAACCGACGGAAACGAATGAACAGACAGAGGAAACGTCTGAAGAAGTTTCCGGTGAACCAGCCAACGGATCATTCGCTGATCGTTTGCCTAAATTGAAGATGCAGCGTGATTCGTTACTTTATCGCCGACTTACTTTTCTCATCATTTTGTTTTCCATCCCATTACTGTTTACGATCTACTATGTGTCGCCATTGAGTAAATTGGCAAAGGTCACTGTGACAGGAAATAGGAAATTGACAACAGAAGCGGTTCTGCAAGCAGCTGATTTCAAACTGCAGGACAATCTATGGAGCCAATTTTTTCATCGAGAAAAAAATCAAGAAAAATTGGAAAAAGCACAGCCGCGGATCAAACGTACACGCGTGGCGATCGAGAATTTCAATCAATTCCATTTAACAGTGACTGAGTATCGAGAAGTCGCAATGTTAGCGAAAGGAAACGAATACTCGCCGATTTTGGAAAACGGTCAGGTCATGGATGAAACGTTGAAAAAAGATGAACAGAATCTGCCTATTTTGGAAGATTTTAAATCAGAAAAGAAAATTTTAGCAGTCCTGCAGAACTATCAAAAACTGACACCAAAAATCCGCAGCGGCATCTCGCAGATCAAATATACACCGACGAAAAGCAATGATGAACTGTTGAAACTGTACATGAATGACGGCAATCAAGTAATCGTCAATATTTCGAATCTTACCCAACAGATGCGTTATTATCCCCAAGTTGCCAAGGATATGAAAGAAAAAGGAGTCGTCGATATGGAGGTAGGAATCTTCACCTATCCTTACCCGAAAGAAGACGAAGAGACGACTACAACGAGTACGGAAGAAAACACAGAAAACAATCAATAA
- the ftsL gene encoding cell division protein FtsL gives MAELKAHDYGYTEPLIEIPQQEKPTQPSTDRPEIIVVPQSPAHKLKKISKIEKLIGVFLLGAMIGLAVLTIYVRTDISQLEHDVSLIQAETTQKKEDSTRLEQEKSELSKTDRIKKIAEEKGMTINDDNLRKVK, from the coding sequence ATGGCGGAATTGAAAGCCCACGATTATGGTTACACAGAACCACTCATCGAAATACCGCAACAAGAAAAACCCACGCAACCGTCTACTGATCGCCCAGAGATCATCGTGGTACCTCAATCTCCAGCTCACAAACTTAAAAAAATCAGCAAGATCGAAAAGTTGATCGGTGTGTTCTTATTAGGAGCTATGATCGGACTTGCCGTTCTTACGATTTATGTGCGTACGGATATTAGTCAGCTTGAACATGATGTTTCATTGATCCAAGCAGAAACGACTCAAAAGAAAGAAGACTCGACACGTCTGGAGCAAGAAAAAAGCGAGCTTTCCAAGACAGATCGCATTAAAAAAATTGCCGAAGAAAAAGGCATGACAATCAATGATGATAACTTAAGGAAAGTGAAATAA